A portion of the Pseudomonadota bacterium genome contains these proteins:
- a CDS encoding TRAP transporter small permease subunit produces MNILLKLSKLIDKLNERIGLGVAWLTTVLVLVVVYDVIMRYGFKKGSIAMQELEWHLFAVIFLIGAAYTLKKDAHVRVDIIYTRLGRKQKAWIDLIGTFIFLLPFAIIVIYSTQGFIANSWAAREVSPDPGGLPARYILKAMIPAGFVLLIIQGISQAIKNLLVILGREQEVAQ; encoded by the coding sequence TTGAACATTTTACTGAAGCTTTCCAAACTTATCGACAAGCTCAACGAGCGCATCGGCCTAGGGGTTGCCTGGCTGACCACGGTTCTGGTTCTCGTCGTGGTCTATGACGTGATCATGCGCTACGGCTTTAAAAAAGGTAGTATCGCCATGCAGGAGCTGGAGTGGCACCTGTTCGCCGTCATCTTTCTGATCGGCGCGGCCTACACCCTGAAAAAAGACGCCCATGTCCGGGTCGATATCATCTACACCAGGCTGGGAAGAAAGCAAAAAGCCTGGATCGATCTGATCGGCACCTTCATTTTTCTCCTGCCTTTCGCCATCATCGTGATCTATTCCACGCAAGGATTCATCGCCAATTCATGGGCCGCCCGGGAGGTGTCCCCCGACCCCGGCGGACTACCGGCCCGCTATATTCTGAAAGCCATGATTCCCGCCGGTTTCGTGTTACTGATCATCCAGGGAATATCACAGGCCATCAAGAACCTACTGGTGATTCTTGGTCGGGAGCAGGAGGTCGCCCAATGA